From Priestia aryabhattai, one genomic window encodes:
- a CDS encoding MinD/ParA family protein, with product MNDQAAVLREKVLKKHQNSLRDCKTIAVLSGKGGVGKSNLSLNLSLALTKQKQRVLLFDMDLGMGNIDILIGQTASYTMVDLLEKKLSIEKIIKKGPQNLAYVAGGTGISSVFEWSPSALGYLIEKLSTLTNQYDYMIFDMGAGMSESVLRFLKAVDEMIVVTTPEPTSITDAYAAVKLAASYSVSAPVRLIINKTLSDTEGNQTYERFNRAVQQFLNVSISLLGIVPNDQAVQKAVNRQMPFLLQNPTCKASISLVEMVNILIPQDDRTTAKTEGMFIRRLKRFFLER from the coding sequence ATGAATGATCAAGCAGCAGTTTTAAGAGAAAAAGTGTTAAAAAAGCATCAAAACTCTTTAAGAGATTGCAAAACAATAGCCGTGTTAAGCGGAAAAGGAGGAGTTGGAAAGTCAAATCTATCGTTAAACTTATCTCTTGCGTTAACGAAGCAAAAGCAAAGAGTTCTTCTTTTTGACATGGATTTAGGGATGGGGAATATTGATATTTTGATTGGGCAAACGGCTTCATATACGATGGTTGATTTGCTAGAAAAAAAGCTTTCAATTGAGAAAATTATTAAAAAAGGGCCTCAAAACTTAGCTTACGTGGCTGGAGGGACGGGAATTTCCTCCGTATTTGAATGGTCTCCTTCAGCCCTTGGTTATTTAATAGAAAAGTTGAGTACGTTAACAAATCAGTACGATTATATGATTTTTGATATGGGAGCAGGAATGTCAGAGAGTGTCCTTAGGTTTTTAAAAGCCGTAGATGAAATGATTGTGGTCACAACACCTGAACCTACATCTATAACGGATGCTTACGCTGCTGTTAAACTAGCAGCTTCATATTCTGTATCAGCACCGGTTCGTCTTATTATCAATAAAACGCTTTCTGACACAGAAGGAAATCAGACGTATGAACGATTTAACCGAGCTGTTCAGCAGTTTTTGAACGTATCCATTTCTCTATTAGGTATTGTGCCAAACGATCAAGCTGTCCAAAAAGCGGTCAATCGCCAAATGCCTTTTTTGCTTCAAAATCCAACATGTAAAGCAAGTATATCCCTAGTAGAAATGGTGAATATTCTTATTCCTCAAGACGATAGGACAACGGCTAAAACAGAGGGAATGTTTATTCGGCGC
- the flhF gene encoding flagellar biosynthesis protein FlhF — MKVKKYVVASMPQAMKAIRSDLGEEAVILHSKQFRTGGFFGLFTKTKMEVLAAVDSVEKLNVKKKSAPAEPGMEDNTSFMKQQLSELNALVSQMSQMQKVSSSSYPQAVENVLAYLRLQEIDEAILENVETPMLEYYYLHRPNSNQLMKWTQSWFVNQFKASEWSGSFKKYVSVVGPTGVGKTTTLAKLAAKCVLEHNQKIAFITTDTYRISAIEQLKTYASILNAPLTICYNRADFKKALVEKEAYDVIFIDTAGRNFLEEQYVSDLKKIITFQENLQTFLVLALTSKVSDMKAVYERFASLPVDQLIFTKRDETTQKGSLLNMLYHYGQRAAFTTYGQDVPEDISPFKIEVFIDDVFGDWKDE, encoded by the coding sequence ATGAAAGTAAAAAAATACGTAGTAGCATCTATGCCGCAAGCCATGAAAGCCATTCGTTCAGATTTAGGTGAAGAAGCGGTTATTTTACATTCAAAACAATTTCGAACAGGAGGATTTTTTGGCTTATTTACTAAGACAAAAATGGAAGTATTGGCAGCTGTCGATTCGGTCGAAAAACTGAATGTAAAGAAGAAATCAGCGCCGGCAGAACCCGGTATGGAAGATAATACATCTTTTATGAAGCAGCAGCTCAGTGAGCTAAATGCTCTTGTCTCACAAATGAGTCAAATGCAAAAGGTTTCTTCAAGTTCATACCCACAAGCAGTGGAGAATGTGCTTGCTTATTTGCGTTTGCAAGAAATAGACGAAGCTATTTTAGAAAACGTAGAGACTCCTATGCTAGAGTACTATTATTTACATCGCCCTAACTCAAACCAACTCATGAAATGGACGCAGAGCTGGTTTGTCAATCAGTTTAAAGCAAGTGAATGGAGCGGTTCTTTCAAAAAATATGTAAGTGTAGTAGGGCCAACAGGTGTCGGCAAAACAACAACACTTGCTAAATTGGCCGCAAAGTGTGTGCTTGAACATAATCAAAAAATAGCATTTATCACAACCGATACGTATAGAATTTCAGCGATTGAGCAGCTCAAGACGTACGCTTCTATCTTGAATGCGCCTTTAACGATTTGTTATAACAGAGCGGATTTTAAAAAAGCTTTGGTAGAAAAAGAAGCATATGATGTAATCTTTATTGATACAGCGGGGCGTAACTTTTTAGAAGAGCAATATGTAAGTGATTTAAAGAAAATTATTACATTTCAAGAAAATTTGCAAACGTTTCTTGTTTTAGCTCTAACGTCAAAAGTATCAGATATGAAAGCTGTATATGAACGTTTTGCTAGTCTGCCTGTTGATCAATTAATTTTTACGAAGCGAGATGAAACAACCCAGAAAGGCTCGCTTTTAAATATGTTGTATCATTACGGCCAGCGAGCTGCTTTTACAACATACGGGCAGGATGTACCAGAAGATATTTCGCCTTTTAAAATAGAAGTGTTTATCGACGATGTGTTTGGAGATTGGAAAGATGAATGA
- the flhA gene encoding flagellar biosynthesis protein FlhA → MSARELPVVIGVVLIIVMLVIPLPSWLLSILIMINISLALLVLLVSMNMKEPLELSVFPSLLLVLTLFRLGLNVSTTRSILGTGEAGGVVETFGHFVIGGNPLVGFVVFAILIIIQFIVITKGAERVSEVAARFTLDAMPGKQMSIDADLNAGMISEKQAIDRREKIQREADFYGAMDGASKFVKGDAIAGIVITLINILFGIIIGMLQMGMSITEASQTFTLLTVGDGLVSQIPALMISTATGIIVTRAASTGNLSEDITQQLFAFPVMLYVTGGTIAALGLITPINDVITMPIAILLGVGGYYLSRAKHQAVREEMAPTEEELEDNELKSPESVVNLLTVDPIEFEFGYALIPLADTNQGGDLLDRIVMIRRQLALELGLVIPVVRIRDNIQLQPNEYCLKIKGNEVAKGELLLDHYLAISPGMDDDLIEGIDTLEPAFKMLAKWISESVKEQAEMFGYTVVDPPSVVSTHITEVIKSYAHELIGRQETKQLIDHTKETYPILIEEVTPNPLSVGDVQHVLAKLLKESVSIRNLPIIFEVLADYGKITSDTDLLTEYVRQGLARQITSQYTVQEGLLRVLTLSGKVEKTMAEAVQQTEHGNYLSLDPSVSQAIVESIVKQTETLSFQEQSPIVLCSPAVRMYVRQITERYFPHMAVLSYNELEANVEVQSVGVVDI, encoded by the coding sequence ATGTCTGCAAGAGAACTGCCAGTTGTTATAGGTGTTGTACTCATTATCGTCATGCTTGTTATTCCGTTGCCTTCATGGTTATTAAGTATTTTAATCATGATTAACATTTCTCTTGCGCTGCTTGTACTGCTCGTTTCCATGAATATGAAAGAACCTTTAGAGCTATCGGTATTTCCGTCTTTGCTGTTGGTTCTTACGCTGTTTCGATTAGGTTTGAACGTATCGACGACACGTTCAATTTTAGGAACAGGAGAGGCAGGCGGAGTGGTTGAAACATTTGGACACTTCGTTATTGGAGGAAACCCATTAGTGGGTTTTGTTGTCTTCGCTATTTTAATTATCATTCAGTTTATCGTTATTACAAAAGGAGCGGAGCGTGTTTCTGAAGTAGCCGCACGTTTTACTTTGGATGCTATGCCGGGTAAGCAAATGAGCATTGATGCAGATTTAAATGCAGGTATGATTTCAGAAAAACAAGCGATTGACCGCCGTGAAAAAATTCAGCGCGAAGCAGATTTTTATGGAGCAATGGATGGAGCTAGTAAATTCGTCAAAGGTGATGCCATTGCAGGGATAGTCATTACCCTTATTAATATCTTGTTTGGAATTATTATCGGCATGCTGCAAATGGGAATGTCCATCACTGAAGCATCCCAAACCTTTACTTTGTTAACAGTAGGCGATGGGTTAGTGAGTCAAATTCCAGCCCTCATGATTTCAACAGCGACAGGTATTATCGTCACTAGAGCTGCTTCAACAGGCAATTTGAGCGAAGATATTACACAGCAGCTGTTTGCTTTTCCCGTTATGCTTTATGTAACTGGAGGAACGATTGCGGCTCTTGGTTTAATTACGCCAATTAATGATGTTATTACAATGCCTATTGCTATTTTGCTAGGAGTGGGAGGCTATTATTTGTCTCGGGCTAAGCATCAGGCGGTGCGTGAAGAAATGGCGCCTACTGAAGAAGAGCTGGAAGACAATGAATTGAAAAGTCCGGAGAGTGTTGTCAATCTATTAACCGTTGATCCAATTGAATTTGAATTTGGTTATGCATTAATTCCGCTTGCTGATACGAATCAAGGCGGCGATTTGCTCGATCGAATTGTCATGATTAGGCGCCAGCTGGCACTTGAGCTAGGGTTAGTAATTCCGGTTGTTCGCATCAGAGATAACATCCAGCTTCAGCCCAACGAATACTGTCTTAAAATAAAGGGCAATGAAGTGGCAAAAGGAGAGCTGCTGCTCGATCACTACTTAGCAATCAGCCCGGGAATGGATGATGATTTGATTGAAGGAATTGATACGTTGGAACCAGCTTTTAAAATGCTTGCAAAATGGATTAGCGAGTCGGTGAAGGAGCAGGCTGAGATGTTCGGGTATACGGTTGTTGACCCACCGTCGGTTGTGTCTACTCACATAACAGAAGTTATAAAGTCTTATGCGCATGAGCTGATTGGAAGGCAGGAGACAAAGCAACTAATCGATCACACAAAAGAAACCTATCCTATTTTAATAGAGGAAGTCACGCCAAATCCGCTTTCTGTTGGAGACGTTCAACATGTGCTGGCAAAACTTTTAAAAGAAAGCGTCTCAATTCGAAATTTACCTATTATTTTTGAGGTGTTGGCCGACTATGGAAAAATAACGTCAGACACTGATTTGTTAACTGAATATGTCCGGCAAGGTCTCGCAAGACAAATTACCAGTCAATACACGGTGCAAGAAGGTCTGCTTCGAGTTCTTACCCTTTCAGGGAAAGTGGAGAAAACGATGGCTGAAGCTGTTCAACAAACAGAGCACGGCAATTATTTATCACTAGACCCTAGTGTTTCACAAGCTATTGTAGAAAGTATAGTCAAACAAACAGAAACACTTTCTTTTCAAGAGCAGTCTCCAATTGTGTTATGTTCTCCCGCGGTGAGGATGTATGTGCGTCAAATCACTGAGCGGTATTTTCCCCATATGGCGGTTTTATCATATAACGAGCTAGAAGCAAATGTTGAAGTTCAAAGTGTTGGAGTGGTGGATATCTGA
- the fliR gene encoding flagellar biosynthetic protein FliR, with translation MSQLILSYPAFLLVLVRVTSFFITVPLFSYKTIPAVHKVGLSALLSVIIATTIDLPVVSLDAQFVFLVLKECAVGLFIGLTAYVFIIAIQIAGGLIDFQIGFAIANVIDPQTGAQSPILGQYLYVFALLFLLSTNGHHLLIDGIYNSYLIIPLDKVAFPVGSQAFATHIMTVFSSMFLVAVQMSLPLVGSLFLVDIALGIVARTVPQLNIFVVGFPVKIIVAFILLIVVMGSMFYMMQIIFEQMIEAMRAMIRILGGV, from the coding sequence ATGAGTCAGTTGATCTTATCCTATCCCGCGTTTTTACTAGTGCTAGTGCGGGTAACGTCTTTTTTTATCACGGTTCCGCTATTTTCATACAAAACTATTCCCGCAGTTCATAAGGTAGGTTTGTCTGCCTTGCTATCCGTCATTATTGCGACAACGATTGATTTACCCGTCGTTTCGTTAGATGCACAGTTTGTATTTTTAGTATTAAAAGAATGTGCTGTTGGCTTGTTTATTGGTTTGACTGCGTATGTATTTATTATAGCTATTCAAATTGCAGGAGGTCTTATCGATTTTCAAATTGGTTTTGCCATTGCCAACGTAATAGATCCACAGACAGGGGCACAAAGCCCGATACTAGGTCAATATTTATATGTATTTGCTCTTCTATTTTTATTATCGACCAATGGACATCATTTATTAATAGACGGCATTTATAATAGTTATTTAATTATTCCGTTAGACAAAGTAGCTTTTCCTGTGGGAAGCCAAGCATTTGCTACACACATCATGACTGTTTTTTCATCGATGTTTTTAGTAGCTGTTCAAATGTCTTTGCCTTTGGTTGGTTCATTATTTTTAGTCGATATCGCGCTTGGAATCGTCGCGAGAACCGTTCCGCAGTTAAATATTTTCGTAGTGGGATTTCCGGTGAAAATTATTGTCGCTTTTATTTTGCTGATTGTAGTGATGGGGAGCATGTTTTATATGATGCAAATCATATTCGAACAAATGATAGAAGCGATGCGCGCGATGATCCGCATATTAGGAGGGGTGTAG
- the fliQ gene encoding flagellar biosynthesis protein FliQ, with product MNGEFVISLAEKGVYTILIVSGPLLLLALVVGLIISIFQATTQIQEQTLAFVPKIVAVLVGIVFFGPWMLSKMISFTYEIFSNLYRYVG from the coding sequence ATGAATGGAGAATTTGTCATTTCGTTAGCAGAAAAAGGCGTGTATACGATCTTAATTGTATCTGGTCCTTTATTACTGCTGGCCCTTGTAGTTGGGCTCATTATTAGTATTTTTCAAGCAACTACCCAAATCCAAGAGCAAACTCTTGCTTTTGTTCCTAAGATTGTAGCGGTCTTAGTAGGGATTGTATTTTTTGGTCCGTGGATGTTATCAAAAATGATTTCATTTACATATGAAATTTTTTCAAATCTGTATCGGTACGTAGGATAG
- the fliP gene encoding flagellar type III secretion system pore protein FliP (The bacterial flagellar biogenesis protein FliP forms a type III secretion system (T3SS)-type pore required for flagellar assembly.), with protein sequence MNEVMNLFNSSSPTNISTSVQLLLLLTVFSVAPGILIMMTCFTRIVIVLSFVRTSLGTQQMPPNQVLVGLSLFLTFFIMAPTFSQVNEQALQPLLKEKITLNQAYEKAAEPMKEFMSAHTRQKDLALFLEYADIDKPSSVQDIPLTALVPAYAISELKTAFQIGFMIFIPFLIIDMIIASVLMSMGMMMLPPVMISLPFKILLFVLVDGWNLVIKSLLISFQ encoded by the coding sequence ATGAATGAAGTGATGAATCTCTTTAACTCGAGCAGTCCTACAAATATTTCAACGTCTGTCCAGCTTTTGTTGCTGCTGACGGTGTTTTCGGTAGCTCCTGGAATTTTAATCATGATGACTTGTTTTACACGAATTGTCATTGTGCTTTCATTTGTGCGTACATCGCTCGGGACCCAGCAAATGCCTCCTAATCAAGTATTAGTTGGTCTATCGCTGTTTTTAACGTTTTTTATTATGGCGCCAACTTTTTCTCAAGTAAATGAACAGGCGCTTCAGCCGCTTTTAAAAGAAAAAATCACGTTGAATCAAGCCTATGAAAAAGCAGCCGAACCGATGAAAGAATTTATGAGTGCTCATACAAGACAAAAAGATTTAGCTCTTTTTTTAGAATATGCGGATATAGATAAACCATCATCTGTTCAAGATATTCCCTTAACTGCGCTCGTTCCAGCCTATGCGATCAGTGAGCTAAAGACGGCATTTCAAATTGGATTTATGATTTTTATTCCTTTTCTCATTATCGATATGATTATAGCAAGCGTGCTGATGTCTATGGGAATGATGATGCTTCCTCCCGTTATGATTTCGCTCCCGTTTAAAATTTTACTGTTTGTACTGGTTGACGGCTGGAATTTAGTTATTAAATCATTATTAATAAGTTTTCAATAG
- a CDS encoding flagellar biosynthetic protein FliO codes for MLRKFVIAVLLASVLAGSNQIVYAESGSTSVKECLEKTEKCSESESTNSKEKTELQGTPTLSAGDIVKMIFAFLLVIGLLFALLKFANKKGRLLQKNKVVQNLGGTNVGSSKSVQVVKVGNQLFVIGVGENVQLLSEITGQEKQQLLTQYEEQQKNEGEYKVVLPAFLEKLTSKKEEKSSHSFQQLFQREMNEMKMKRQNVLKELERNKKNDE; via the coding sequence TTGCTGCGAAAGTTCGTAATTGCTGTGCTGTTAGCAAGCGTATTAGCAGGATCAAATCAAATCGTCTATGCAGAAAGTGGATCTACATCGGTAAAAGAATGTTTGGAAAAAACGGAGAAGTGTTCGGAAAGTGAGAGTACTAATTCAAAAGAAAAAACTGAACTTCAGGGGACGCCTACGCTTTCAGCTGGAGATATCGTGAAGATGATATTCGCGTTTTTACTTGTAATTGGGCTGCTTTTTGCGCTCTTAAAATTTGCAAATAAAAAAGGAAGGCTGCTACAAAAAAATAAAGTAGTACAAAACTTGGGCGGTACAAATGTTGGAAGCAGCAAGTCTGTACAAGTAGTCAAAGTTGGAAATCAGCTTTTTGTCATTGGAGTTGGTGAAAATGTGCAGCTTCTTTCAGAAATTACAGGACAAGAGAAACAGCAGCTGCTTACGCAGTATGAAGAACAACAGAAAAACGAGGGTGAATATAAAGTCGTACTACCGGCGTTTTTAGAAAAATTAACTTCTAAAAAAGAAGAGAAGTCTAGTCATTCTTTTCAGCAGCTTTTTCAGCGAGAAATGAATGAAATGAAAATGAAAAGACAAAACGTACTGAAAGAGTTAGAAAGGAACAAAAAGAACGATGAATGA
- a CDS encoding response regulator, which produces MGNRILIVDDAAFMRMMIKDILTKNGYEVVAEAADGQQAVELFKEHEPDLVTMDITMPEMDGITALKEIKNIKSDAKVIMCSAMGQQAMVIDAIQAGAKDFIVKPFQADRVLEAISKAIG; this is translated from the coding sequence ATGGGAAACCGAATTTTAATTGTAGATGATGCTGCATTCATGCGCATGATGATTAAAGATATTTTAACGAAAAATGGATATGAAGTAGTAGCGGAAGCGGCAGATGGTCAGCAGGCTGTAGAGTTATTTAAAGAGCATGAACCAGATCTTGTCACAATGGATATTACCATGCCTGAAATGGATGGAATTACGGCCTTAAAAGAAATTAAAAACATAAAAAGTGATGCTAAGGTGATTATGTGTTCAGCCATGGGACAGCAGGCAATGGTGATTGATGCAATTCAAGCGGGGGCAAAAGATTTTATCGTTAAGCCGTTTCAAGCAGATCGTGTATTAGAGGCAATTTCAAAAGCAATTGGATAA
- the fliY gene encoding flagellar motor switch phosphatase FliY gives MNDDMLSQDEIDALLKGTSSLDEFSEPNKSSQVDDYFTEMEKDALGEIGNISFGSSATALSALLNQKVDITTPFVSLIHKEELTGEFPNPHVAVQVQYTEGFSGTNLLVIKHEDAAVISDLMLGGTGENPAEIMDEIKLSAVQEAMNQMMGSAATSMSTVFQKKIDISPPSLDILNIQKGEGTKLIPQDDVFVKVSFNLKVGTLIDSNIMQLLSMPFAKSLVEELLVPSAEDTAGSIEKEPDFNEKQTESQAAEYIQHEETQRAESVHVPVDVQPASFSEFEHVSSPQGDSRNLEMLLDIPLQVTVELGRTKRTVQEILALSSGAIIELDKLAGEPVDILINSKLIAKGEVVVIDENFGVRVTDIISQRDRINKLK, from the coding sequence ATGAACGATGACATGCTTTCGCAAGATGAAATTGATGCGTTGTTAAAAGGAACTTCTTCACTTGACGAGTTTTCGGAGCCGAACAAGTCAAGTCAAGTAGACGATTACTTTACGGAAATGGAAAAAGACGCGCTTGGCGAAATTGGAAACATTTCGTTTGGAAGCTCAGCAACGGCGCTCTCGGCTTTATTAAATCAAAAAGTCGATATTACAACACCGTTTGTATCGCTCATACATAAAGAAGAGCTAACGGGTGAATTTCCAAATCCTCATGTCGCTGTGCAAGTTCAGTATACAGAAGGCTTTTCTGGTACGAACTTGTTGGTCATTAAACATGAAGATGCAGCTGTTATTTCAGATTTGATGCTTGGGGGAACGGGAGAGAATCCGGCGGAAATCATGGATGAAATTAAGCTGAGTGCAGTGCAGGAAGCGATGAATCAAATGATGGGTTCTGCAGCAACGTCTATGTCTACAGTATTTCAAAAGAAAATTGATATCTCTCCACCGAGCTTAGATATTTTAAATATTCAAAAAGGGGAAGGTACAAAGCTGATTCCGCAAGATGACGTCTTTGTAAAAGTCTCTTTTAATTTGAAGGTGGGCACATTAATTGATTCGAATATTATGCAGCTTTTATCTATGCCGTTCGCAAAAAGTTTGGTTGAAGAGCTCTTAGTTCCAAGCGCAGAAGATACAGCTGGTTCTATTGAAAAAGAACCAGATTTTAATGAAAAGCAAACAGAATCGCAAGCAGCTGAATACATACAGCATGAAGAAACACAGCGGGCAGAATCTGTTCATGTACCAGTTGATGTTCAGCCCGCATCGTTTTCAGAGTTCGAGCACGTGTCTTCTCCTCAAGGAGATTCTCGAAATTTAGAAATGCTGCTTGATATACCGCTTCAAGTTACCGTGGAGCTTGGAAGGACAAAGCGAACGGTGCAAGAGATTTTAGCATTATCTTCTGGTGCAATCATTGAACTTGATAAACTAGCAGGTGAACCGGTAGATATCTTGATTAATAGCAAATTAATTGCAAAAGGTGAAGTGGTCGTTATTGACGAGAATTTTGGCGTTCGCGTAACCGATATTATTAGTCAAAGAGACCGTATTAATAAACTAAAATAA
- the fliM gene encoding flagellar motor switch protein FliM, with product MAGDVLSQNEIDALLSALSTGEMNADELKNENKKQRIRTYDFKRALRFSKDQIRSLTRIHENYARMLTTVFSAQLRNVVQVSVVSVDQIPYEEFIRSVPKVTILNVIAVPPLEGHIIMEVNPNIAYAMLDRLLGGQGESGEKISNLTEIEMSLLRNLLDKTLESMREAWSSIAEIEPETSEFEVNPQFLQVISPNEIVIVISLNVQIGDETGMINLCIPHVTLEPIVSKLSVHYWMQSSKKEPNVEEIEQLKKQINDAELQVVAELGKADISIEDFLALDAGDVIRLQTSVHNPLTIYVGEQPKFIAQPGKVSRKVAVQILDDVKRRN from the coding sequence GTGGCTGGGGATGTATTATCACAAAATGAAATTGATGCGCTATTATCCGCGTTATCAACTGGAGAGATGAATGCGGATGAATTAAAAAATGAAAATAAAAAACAGCGTATTCGTACATATGATTTTAAACGGGCGCTGCGTTTTTCAAAAGATCAGATTCGCAGTTTGACGCGAATTCATGAAAATTATGCACGCATGCTGACCACTGTTTTTTCGGCGCAGCTTCGTAACGTTGTGCAAGTGTCCGTTGTATCGGTGGATCAAATTCCGTATGAGGAGTTTATCCGTTCTGTTCCTAAAGTAACCATCTTAAATGTGATAGCCGTCCCTCCTTTAGAAGGGCATATCATTATGGAAGTCAATCCGAACATTGCCTATGCGATGCTTGACCGCTTGCTTGGAGGACAAGGCGAGAGCGGTGAAAAAATTAGTAACTTAACGGAAATTGAAATGAGCTTGCTTCGAAACTTGTTAGATAAAACGTTAGAAAGTATGAGAGAAGCTTGGAGTTCCATTGCGGAAATTGAACCTGAAACATCAGAGTTTGAAGTGAATCCTCAGTTTTTGCAGGTGATTTCGCCAAATGAAATTGTCATTGTCATTTCATTGAACGTTCAAATTGGAGATGAAACGGGCATGATCAATCTATGTATTCCGCACGTTACGCTTGAACCTATCGTGTCCAAACTATCCGTTCATTACTGGATGCAATCTTCGAAAAAAGAACCTAATGTAGAAGAGATTGAGCAGCTAAAGAAACAAATTAATGATGCGGAATTGCAGGTTGTAGCTGAGCTAGGAAAAGCGGATATTTCAATTGAAGATTTCTTAGCATTAGATGCAGGAGATGTCATTCGACTGCAAACAAGCGTTCATAATCCGTTAACTATTTACGTCGGAGAGCAACCTAAATTTATTGCACAGCCTGGAAAAGTCAGTCGAAAAGTAGCTGTGCAAATTCTAGATGATGTTAAGAGGAGGAACTAA
- the fliL gene encoding flagellar basal body-associated protein FliL, which yields MFKNKLISKRIIILLSLTLIGSIAVIVTLKYTEQASIQKGPSIDDVIKTSVDVTDIKTNLKSNNYISISFKIQMDSKKAAEELQKRDFQVKDIIINELSNMSVQDFEGTQGLSTLETDIAKQIDQLMENGHVVRIYTTSKVLQ from the coding sequence GTGTTTAAAAATAAGTTAATTAGTAAGAGGATTATTATCCTACTTTCTCTTACTTTAATAGGAAGCATTGCGGTTATTGTCACGTTAAAGTATACAGAGCAGGCAAGTATTCAAAAAGGTCCATCTATCGACGATGTGATTAAAACCTCTGTAGATGTAACAGATATTAAAACAAATTTAAAAAGCAATAACTATATCAGTATCTCCTTTAAAATTCAAATGGATAGTAAAAAAGCAGCGGAAGAGCTTCAAAAAAGAGATTTTCAAGTAAAAGATATTATCATTAACGAGCTGTCAAATATGAGTGTGCAAGATTTTGAAGGAACGCAAGGGCTCAGCACGTTAGAAACAGATATTGCAAAGCAAATTGATCAGCTAATGGAAAACGGACATGTTGTTAGAATTTATACAACGTCTAAAGTGTTGCAGTAA
- a CDS encoding flagellar FlbD family protein has translation MITLTKLNGKTFTLNALYIEQVEAFPDTTITLTNNKKLVVKDSVEEVNEKVTRYYQRINVLGLQQTTEE, from the coding sequence ATGATTACTTTAACAAAGCTAAACGGTAAAACATTTACGTTAAATGCTCTATACATCGAGCAGGTTGAAGCATTTCCTGATACGACCATTACGCTAACGAATAATAAAAAGCTAGTGGTAAAGGATTCAGTTGAAGAAGTGAATGAGAAAGTGACGCGTTATTATCAGCGAATTAACGTATTAGGACTGCAGCAAACGACGGAGGAATAA
- the flgG gene encoding flagellar basal body rod protein FlgG, whose translation MLRSMYSGISGMKNFQTKLDVLGNNIANVNTYGYKKGRTTFQDLVSQQVAGATAPAGNRGGVNAKQVGLGSQIGTIDTIQTAGSIQSTGRPLDVAISGDGYFVVNDGASDYYTRAGNFYLDSQGDLVTGDGLYVQGTNGNIRIDPTTAKSYSIGANGTVNYVDNNGATQVAGTIKLAKFANNEGLQKTGGNLFADTPNAGLVTTPANITPGNNGTGTLVSSALEMSNVDLSEEFTEMIVAQRGFQANTRIITTSDEILQELVNLKR comes from the coding sequence ATGTTACGTTCGATGTATTCAGGAATCAGCGGCATGAAGAATTTTCAAACTAAATTAGATGTCCTAGGAAATAACATTGCCAATGTTAATACATACGGCTATAAAAAAGGACGTACAACGTTTCAAGATTTAGTGAGTCAGCAAGTAGCAGGAGCCACAGCACCGGCAGGAAACCGTGGAGGTGTCAATGCTAAACAAGTCGGTTTAGGTTCACAAATTGGCACGATCGATACAATCCAAACGGCAGGAAGCATTCAGTCAACGGGTCGTCCGCTGGATGTAGCTATTTCTGGAGACGGCTATTTTGTTGTAAATGATGGAGCATCAGACTATTACACAAGAGCAGGGAATTTCTATTTGGATAGTCAAGGTGATTTAGTAACTGGAGATGGATTATATGTACAGGGCACTAATGGAAATATTAGAATTGATCCAACTACAGCTAAAAGCTACAGCATTGGAGCGAATGGAACGGTTAATTATGTAGACAATAATGGTGCAACTCAGGTTGCAGGTACTATCAAACTTGCAAAGTTTGCTAACAATGAAGGACTTCAAAAAACAGGAGGAAACTTGTTTGCAGATACTCCAAACGCAGGGCTGGTTACAACTCCTGCAAACATTACTCCTGGAAACAACGGCACAGGAACTCTAGTCTCAAGCGCCCTTGAAATGTCCAACGTTGATTTATCGGAAGAATTCACGGAAATGATCGTTGCACAGCGTGGATTTCAAGCGAACACAAGAATTATCACAACATCCGATGAGATCCTACAAGAATTAGTGAATCTAAAACGATAG